In Burkholderiales bacterium, a single genomic region encodes these proteins:
- a CDS encoding DUF615 domain-containing protein, whose product MTPAYRRPNASNDLPTDGRDGPRPSKTRQKREMASLQDLGVSLVDLDPVRLASLDLPERLVDAITLARGITRHEARRRQMQYIGRLMREVDPAPIREALERFDSVPRAEKARFAAIERWRERLLDEADALDAFVHEHPEADRAVIAKAIASAHAERARGESTRAFRDLFRTLRRAYGDA is encoded by the coding sequence ATGACGCCTGCATACCGCCGCCCGAACGCCTCGAACGACCTTCCGACCGACGGCCGGGACGGCCCGCGCCCGTCGAAGACCCGCCAGAAGCGCGAGATGGCCTCGCTTCAGGACCTCGGCGTCTCGCTCGTCGACCTCGATCCCGTCCGGCTCGCGTCGCTCGACCTGCCGGAGCGGCTCGTGGACGCCATCACGCTCGCCCGCGGCATCACCCGGCACGAGGCGCGCCGGCGCCAGATGCAGTACATCGGGCGCCTGATGCGCGAGGTCGATCCGGCACCGATCCGCGAGGCGCTGGAGCGATTCGACAGCGTGCCACGGGCCGAGAAGGCGCGCTTCGCCGCGATCGAGCGCTGGCGCGAGCGTCTGCTGGACGAGGCGGACGCTCTCGACGCGTTCGTGCACGAACATCCGGAGGCGGATCGCGCCGTGATCGCGAAGGCGATCGCCTCCGCGCATGCCGAACGCGCGCGCGGCGAGTCCACGCGCGCGTTTCGCGACCTCTTCCGCACCCTGCGTCGCGCGTACGGCGACGCTTGA